From a region of the Macrobrachium rosenbergii isolate ZJJX-2024 chromosome 24, ASM4041242v1, whole genome shotgun sequence genome:
- the LOC136851977 gene encoding nudC domain-containing protein 2-like isoform X2, producing the protein MPDYVETNFDERSGIVPCATPWGRWWQTVAEVHVEVNVPEGTRSKFIQVTVQPSHLKVVVLNEVIFEGPLFSVVRSDESVWTLEDKKLVHLVLSKADVCSKETVWEGLLKEDFLADPWTVHEMRKKLDLERFQIENPGFDFSGATLKKGYDNVPGTALQKWEEKQKEIAEKKQGSSQGIEGEHSQEKS; encoded by the exons ATGCCAGACTACGTAGAAACCAACTTTGACGAAAGGAGTGGAATCGTGCCGTGCGCCACACCTTGGGGCAGATGGTGGCAGACAGTGGCGGAAGTTCACGTTGAAGTGAACGTGCCGGAGGGAACAAGATCCAAGTTTATTCAAGTGACTGTTCAGCCATCGCACCTCAAAGTGGTTGTCTTAAACGAAGTGATATTTGAG GGaccattattttctgttgtgaGAAGCGATGAATCAGTATGGACTTTGGAGGACAAGAAGTTGGTACATTTAGTATTAAGTAAGGCGGATGTTTGCAGCAAGGAGACAGTATGGGAAGGATTGTTAAAGGAAGACTTCTTGGCTGATCCATGGACAGTAcatgaaatgagaaagaaattagATTTGGAACGCTTTCAAATCGAG AATCCAGGGTTTGACTTCAGTGGTGCGACCTTGAAAAAAGGATATGACAATGTGCCAGGCACTGCCTTGCAAAAATGGGAagagaagcagaaggaaattgcAGAAAAGAAGCAGGGGAGCAGCcagggaattgaaggggaacaCAGCCAAGAGAAGAGCTGA
- the LOC136851977 gene encoding nudC domain-containing protein 2-like isoform X1 has product MLLYIGPIPSGYLQMPDYVETNFDERSGIVPCATPWGRWWQTVAEVHVEVNVPEGTRSKFIQVTVQPSHLKVVVLNEVIFEGPLFSVVRSDESVWTLEDKKLVHLVLSKADVCSKETVWEGLLKEDFLADPWTVHEMRKKLDLERFQIENPGFDFSGATLKKGYDNVPGTALQKWEEKQKEIAEKKQGSSQGIEGEHSQEKS; this is encoded by the exons ATGCTACTGTACATAGGGCCTATTCCTTCGGG atatttaCAAATGCCAGACTACGTAGAAACCAACTTTGACGAAAGGAGTGGAATCGTGCCGTGCGCCACACCTTGGGGCAGATGGTGGCAGACAGTGGCGGAAGTTCACGTTGAAGTGAACGTGCCGGAGGGAACAAGATCCAAGTTTATTCAAGTGACTGTTCAGCCATCGCACCTCAAAGTGGTTGTCTTAAACGAAGTGATATTTGAG GGaccattattttctgttgtgaGAAGCGATGAATCAGTATGGACTTTGGAGGACAAGAAGTTGGTACATTTAGTATTAAGTAAGGCGGATGTTTGCAGCAAGGAGACAGTATGGGAAGGATTGTTAAAGGAAGACTTCTTGGCTGATCCATGGACAGTAcatgaaatgagaaagaaattagATTTGGAACGCTTTCAAATCGAG AATCCAGGGTTTGACTTCAGTGGTGCGACCTTGAAAAAAGGATATGACAATGTGCCAGGCACTGCCTTGCAAAAATGGGAagagaagcagaaggaaattgcAGAAAAGAAGCAGGGGAGCAGCcagggaattgaaggggaacaCAGCCAAGAGAAGAGCTGA